One region of Trichosurus vulpecula isolate mTriVul1 chromosome 1, mTriVul1.pri, whole genome shotgun sequence genomic DNA includes:
- the LOC118828648 gene encoding 14-3-3 protein theta-like, translated as MIQKAKLAQQAVRYDEMATCMKVVTEQGAELSNEERNLLSVAYKNVVGGRRSAWRVISSIEQKTDTTDEEMQLVKGYREKVECELRSICTTVLELLDKFLIANATNPESKVFYLKMKGDYFGYLAEVACGDDRKQTIDNSQGAYQEAFDISKKEMQPTHPIRLGPALNFSVFYYEILNNPELVCTLAKTAFDEAIAELDTLKEDSYKDSTLIPLLRDNLTLWTSDSAGEECDAGEGAEN; from the coding sequence ATGATCCAGAAGGCCAAGCTGGCCCAGCAGGCCGTGCGCTATGACGAAATGGCCACCTGCATGAAGGTGGTGACCGAGCAGGGGGCCGAGCTCTCCAACGAGGAGCGCAACCTGCTCTCGGTGGCCTACAAGAACGTGGTCGGGGGGCGAAGGTCAGCCTGGAGGGTCATTTCCAGCATCGAGCAGAAAACTGACACCACTGACGAGGAGATGCAGCTGGTCAAGGGCTACCGGGAGAAAGTGGAGTGTGAGCTAAGATCCATTTGCACCACTGTCCTGGAATTGTTGGATAAGTTTTTAATAGCTAATGCGACTAATCCAGAGAGCAAGGTATTCTATCTGAAAATGAAGGGAGACTACTTCGGGTACCTTGCTGAAGTAGCGTGTGGTGATGACCGAAAACAAACAATAGATAATTCCCAAGGAGCTTATCAAGAAGCATTTGACATCAGCAAGAAAGAGATGCAACCTACACATCCAATTCGCCTGGGGCCAGCTCTTAACTTTTCTGTATTTTACTATGAGATCCTTAATAACCCGGAGCTTGTCTGCACGTTGGCTAAAACGGCTTTTGATGAGGCTATTGCAGAACTTGATACACTGAAGGAAGACTCCTACAAAGACAGCACCCTTATTCCGTTGCTTAGAGACAACCTAACATTATGGACATCAGACAGTGCAGGAGAAGAATGTGATGCTGGGGAAGGTGcagaaaattaa